In Microcoleus sp. AS-A8, a single genomic region encodes these proteins:
- a CDS encoding glycosyltransferase produces MSKTLRVLYAAGPGDVIETYHHWVAERDDPSQVSITYSSQFYDVCRAMDAQGYVISSSGEKKFLRDEQFTLEHRPIPFRFSSGLLYHFGQLWYGLGLIVSAIRSRINAVVVADGTTHWFVLSLLSGMGVRVIPSLHCVLWRKYAPPTQAEKWFLKLSRHLFINQCTAILTASDEISEQLVELTGSQHLPLVLFLPTYRRTEFAEISEPDENRSPFRVLFAGRIESNKGVFDLLEIAKRFAQEGRQDISFDVCGIGSALEELRKAAKQAGVDSQFVCHGHCNKSQMREMFNRAHVVIVPTKTDFVEGFNQVVVEGVLSGRPVVTSAVCPALSYVKEAVVEVPPDDIQEYGNALLKLCDDRRFYGEKQRSCLTLQEQFYDSSRSWGAVLKSVLVGI; encoded by the coding sequence ATGTCTAAAACACTGCGAGTCCTATATGCGGCAGGCCCTGGGGATGTGATTGAAACCTATCACCATTGGGTTGCAGAGCGAGACGATCCATCCCAAGTTTCAATTACTTATTCCAGTCAGTTCTATGATGTTTGTCGTGCAATGGATGCACAGGGTTATGTGATTTCCTCAAGTGGGGAAAAGAAGTTCTTGCGTGATGAGCAGTTTACCCTCGAACATCGCCCGATTCCGTTTCGCTTTTCGTCAGGTTTGCTCTATCACTTCGGTCAGTTGTGGTATGGGTTGGGTTTGATTGTCTCCGCTATCCGTTCACGAATCAACGCGGTAGTGGTGGCGGATGGAACCACGCACTGGTTTGTCCTGTCTCTACTTTCTGGGATGGGAGTGCGAGTCATTCCATCCTTACACTGCGTCCTTTGGCGTAAGTACGCCCCCCCAACCCAGGCAGAGAAATGGTTTTTAAAACTTAGCCGTCATTTGTTTATCAATCAATGCACGGCTATCTTAACGGCGTCGGACGAGATTTCTGAGCAATTAGTTGAGCTTACAGGCTCTCAGCATCTGCCCCTCGTGCTATTTCTCCCCACTTACCGTCGAACTGAATTTGCAGAAATTAGCGAACCGGATGAAAATCGTTCGCCGTTTCGGGTGCTGTTTGCAGGGCGAATTGAGTCAAACAAGGGAGTTTTCGATCTGCTAGAAATTGCCAAGCGTTTCGCCCAAGAGGGGAGACAGGATATTTCCTTCGATGTTTGTGGCATCGGTTCGGCATTGGAGGAATTACGGAAAGCCGCAAAGCAAGCTGGTGTCGATTCTCAGTTTGTCTGCCATGGTCACTGTAACAAATCACAAATGCGGGAAATGTTTAACCGGGCGCATGTTGTGATTGTGCCGACAAAAACAGACTTTGTTGAAGGCTTCAATCAGGTTGTGGTAGAGGGTGTTTTATCAGGGCGTCCAGTCGTTACTTCAGCGGTTTGCCCAGCACTATCATACGTGAAGGAAGCCGTTGTGGAAGTTCCTCCGGATGACATCCAGGAATACGGTAACGCCTTGCTCAAGTTGTGTGATGACCGCAGGTTCTACGGCGAAAAGCAACGGAGTTGCCTGACATTACAAGAACAATTTTATGACAGCTCACGAAGCTGGGGTGCTGTGCTCAAGTCCGTTCTTGTAGGAATTTAG
- a CDS encoding glycosyltransferase family 2 protein gives MSDSTQLDSPTRLLVVIVNYRTPGLTIDCLHSLVSEVRSLPLTRVVITDNASGDDSVEKIQTAIENEGWGDWASFQPLERNGGFAYGNNAAIRTALSSPNPPPYILLLNPDTIVRPGALQALVDFMDEHPKVGIAGSRLEDPDGTPQRSAFRFHSIFSELEFGLRLGVVSKILSNWIVAPPVSDETYQTDWVAGASMIVRRQVFEEAGLMDEDYFMYYEEMDFCLQAKRAGWSCWYVPESHVVHLVGQASGVTDTKRPPKRLPQYWFDSRERYFLKNYGWLYTAGADAALIVGFGLWRLRRVIQSKPDSDPPNFLSDLLQNSVFLKGREQPPQLVQNTAGIGKP, from the coding sequence ATGTCTGACTCCACTCAGCTTGATAGCCCAACCCGTTTACTCGTCGTCATCGTTAACTACCGAACCCCTGGCTTAACAATTGACTGCTTGCACTCCCTAGTCAGTGAGGTGCGATCGCTCCCTCTAACCCGCGTCGTGATTACAGACAACGCATCTGGCGATGACTCTGTTGAAAAAATTCAAACCGCGATCGAAAACGAAGGCTGGGGGGACTGGGCGTCTTTTCAGCCTTTAGAACGGAATGGCGGATTTGCCTACGGCAACAACGCCGCCATTCGTACCGCACTCTCATCACCCAATCCACCTCCCTACATTCTGCTCCTCAACCCCGACACCATTGTTCGCCCCGGTGCTTTACAGGCACTCGTCGATTTCATGGATGAACACCCCAAAGTCGGAATTGCCGGTAGCCGTCTGGAAGACCCGGATGGCACCCCACAACGCTCGGCGTTCCGTTTTCACTCAATATTTAGTGAGCTAGAGTTTGGCTTGCGGCTGGGCGTAGTCTCGAAGATATTGAGCAACTGGATTGTTGCGCCTCCGGTTTCGGACGAAACTTATCAAACCGACTGGGTGGCAGGAGCCAGCATGATCGTCCGCCGCCAAGTGTTTGAAGAAGCTGGCTTGATGGATGAAGACTACTTCATGTACTACGAAGAAATGGACTTTTGCCTGCAAGCGAAAAGAGCCGGATGGAGCTGCTGGTATGTCCCAGAAAGTCACGTTGTTCATCTGGTAGGTCAAGCCTCCGGGGTAACCGATACCAAACGCCCCCCGAAGCGCCTGCCCCAGTATTGGTTTGATTCCAGAGAACGGTACTTTCTCAAAAATTATGGTTGGCTGTACACCGCCGGAGCGGATGCCGCCTTGATTGTCGGTTTTGGGTTGTGGAGGTTGCGCCGGGTGATTCAAAGCAAACCCGACTCCGATCCACCCAATTTCTTAAGTGATCTCCTGCAAAACAGTGTGTTTCTCAAGGGTAGAGAGCAGCCCCCTCAACTTGTCCAAAACACAGCCGGGATAGGCAAGCCTTAA
- a CDS encoding cellulose-binding protein, translating to MNLNSINDWSTQFPFLDVFKSARKWITQTDSEWDTNEYNLLDLDSNGWVKSLPSPGGSAKYTRVRTLFNVTQHAPGDKYVVLYDGEGTIEYQFNVQKDEAASKPGREIINVTPSDNGIHLIITSTDPKKTGNYIRNIRVIQAEYEKLYQSGELFNPVFLKKINKFNTLRFMDWMATNFSEQKDWSSRPKPTDYSWAIKGCPLEVIVALANKIKANPWFTMPHQATEDYITKFGQYVKEKLDPTLTAYVEFSNEVWNFSFEQTQYALQQGKARWGQDKGDAHIQWLGMQGAKTCDIWKKQVFGDSQKHRVNCVLATQTAWKGLEDPLLDCPLWVAEGNAPCYQHGIDSYAITGYFHAGLGLSENANTVLSWRNEPDKGFSKAFQQIRTGSVFKTDDSVANIKSLFDYHVSVARKKNLKLVTYEAGSHIVGIGEAQNNDPLTEFLIAINRHPEMSKVYLELLNNWKQAGGTLFNHFGDIGVPSKYGSWGALEYVSQNGSPKYNALIEFIDKNPCWWEGCAKNSAQSQKGENASLISPSQIN from the coding sequence GTGAATCTAAATAGCATTAACGACTGGTCAACTCAGTTCCCTTTCTTGGATGTCTTTAAATCGGCGCGAAAGTGGATTACTCAAACAGACAGCGAGTGGGATACGAATGAATACAATCTCTTAGATTTAGATAGCAATGGCTGGGTTAAGTCTTTGCCTAGTCCTGGTGGCTCTGCTAAATACACAAGAGTCCGAACGCTATTCAATGTGACGCAGCACGCTCCTGGCGATAAATATGTCGTTCTCTATGACGGGGAAGGCACGATTGAATATCAGTTTAACGTCCAAAAAGATGAAGCGGCATCTAAACCGGGTCGAGAGATTATTAACGTTACTCCCAGCGATAATGGAATCCACTTAATCATTACGTCTACTGACCCCAAAAAGACAGGTAACTATATTCGTAATATCAGGGTTATTCAAGCCGAATACGAAAAATTATATCAGAGTGGAGAACTATTTAATCCCGTTTTCCTCAAAAAAATTAATAAATTTAATACGTTGCGCTTCATGGATTGGATGGCCACTAACTTTTCCGAACAAAAAGACTGGTCATCTCGCCCTAAACCCACAGATTATTCTTGGGCGATTAAGGGATGCCCCTTAGAAGTGATAGTGGCTTTGGCGAATAAAATCAAAGCCAATCCGTGGTTTACCATGCCCCACCAGGCAACTGAGGATTACATCACCAAATTCGGTCAATATGTCAAAGAGAAATTAGACCCGACGCTAACCGCTTACGTCGAATTTTCTAATGAGGTTTGGAATTTTTCCTTTGAACAAACGCAATATGCCCTCCAACAAGGTAAAGCCAGATGGGGACAAGATAAAGGTGATGCTCACATTCAATGGTTGGGAATGCAAGGGGCCAAAACCTGTGATATCTGGAAAAAACAGGTATTTGGGGACAGTCAAAAACATCGTGTGAACTGCGTGCTGGCAACTCAAACGGCTTGGAAAGGGTTAGAAGATCCTCTTCTCGACTGTCCCTTATGGGTAGCTGAAGGAAACGCGCCTTGTTATCAACATGGGATTGATTCCTATGCCATAACGGGTTATTTCCATGCTGGACTCGGATTAAGTGAAAACGCAAATACAGTCCTGTCTTGGCGCAATGAACCCGATAAAGGATTCAGCAAAGCCTTTCAGCAGATTAGGACTGGGAGTGTCTTCAAAACCGATGATTCTGTTGCCAACATTAAAAGTCTCTTTGACTATCATGTCAGCGTTGCCCGAAAGAAGAATTTGAAGTTAGTAACGTATGAAGCAGGCTCCCACATTGTCGGCATAGGAGAAGCCCAAAACAACGACCCATTAACAGAATTCTTGATTGCGATTAACCGTCATCCGGAAATGTCCAAAGTGTATCTCGAATTACTCAACAATTGGAAGCAAGCAGGAGGAACCCTCTTCAACCACTTTGGTGATATAGGCGTACCAAGTAAATATGGCAGTTGGGGAGCGTTGGAATATGTGAGTCAAAACGGTTCACCGAAATACAATGCCTTGATTGAATTCATTGATAAAAATCCTTGCTGGTGGGAAGGCTGTGCCAAAAATTCAGCTCAAAGTCAAAAAGGAGAAAATGCATCCCTAATCTCTCCGAGTCAAATCAACTGA
- a CDS encoding serine O-acetyltransferase produces the protein MVAQPEITSSVKEEETTELGLWQQLKEDWIAHGKDWTKPGFRAVAVYRFGVWRMKIKPIFIRAPLSILYRSLFRKIRNSYGIELPYSAQLGRRVVIEHQSCIVIHGDCVIGDDCIIRQGVTMGNRYLDRPFDAPKLGKRVNVGAGAKLFGNITIGDDVNIGANAVVLSDIPPGKTAVGIPAKILRSQKSQDHD, from the coding sequence ATGGTCGCACAACCAGAGATTACATCCAGTGTGAAGGAAGAGGAAACCACAGAGCTTGGTTTGTGGCAACAGCTCAAAGAAGACTGGATTGCTCATGGAAAGGATTGGACTAAGCCGGGATTTCGAGCCGTAGCCGTTTATCGCTTCGGCGTCTGGAGAATGAAAATTAAACCGATATTCATAAGGGCACCCCTTAGCATCCTCTACCGTTCATTATTTCGCAAAATCCGCAACAGCTATGGGATTGAATTGCCTTATAGTGCTCAGCTCGGTCGCCGCGTGGTCATCGAACACCAGAGTTGTATTGTGATTCATGGGGATTGTGTCATCGGCGACGATTGTATTATCCGCCAAGGAGTGACGATGGGAAATCGTTACCTGGATCGTCCGTTCGATGCCCCCAAATTGGGTAAGCGTGTCAACGTGGGGGCTGGAGCCAAACTTTTTGGCAATATCACCATTGGCGATGACGTGAACATCGGAGCCAATGCCGTGGTGCTATCAGACATTCCTCCAGGAAAAACAGCCGTAGGCATCCCCGCGAAAATTCTCAGATCCCAAAAATCCCAAGACCATGATTGA
- a CDS encoding DUF1624 domain-containing protein, translating to MTDKTKERVHWPELDVLRGLAALLMIVNHAGYKILAENLTDSGLAGNLLFISSFAPVLFFFVTGVGYGVQSSQKKKASHWSAILNKVFILVLADLLMHWSEGRWLGLDFLGFIGLSSLVLEFVRRTKSPLTFCLVGFIAISLMRYLLGPVIQNLGDAQQEWGLLNWIFGTKDTPGVSYPLSPWMAYPFAGYIIGVAAMRYRGVIETKRVRVISGLLMLAGLPAIAGLFLAQRGASFFRWGTVGVGFYVVSFAVILVGLAASLIICGNPKLKICQDALSLRGIASLAVVPLHYFLIYLTVKAGATGMDLFRYSLIAILVLAGSFFLARSVENLSQIIRQVKTQKVVWVGLVAMFVLAASLTLFYSQQSASLALFPRTLGQLALCLLFVVRWPF from the coding sequence ATGACCGACAAAACTAAAGAGAGGGTTCATTGGCCAGAACTCGATGTTTTACGTGGCTTGGCAGCGCTCCTGATGATTGTGAATCATGCGGGATACAAGATACTTGCCGAAAATCTAACTGATAGCGGTTTGGCGGGAAATTTATTATTTATTAGTAGTTTTGCTCCGGTACTTTTCTTTTTTGTAACGGGTGTTGGGTACGGAGTTCAGTCGAGTCAGAAAAAAAAGGCGAGTCATTGGTCTGCCATCCTGAATAAGGTATTTATACTCGTGCTGGCGGATTTATTAATGCACTGGAGCGAGGGGAGATGGCTGGGACTAGATTTTCTTGGGTTTATCGGTCTTTCGAGTTTAGTGCTGGAGTTTGTTAGGCGAACGAAATCACCACTAACGTTTTGCCTTGTTGGTTTTATTGCGATTTCCCTGATGCGCTATTTGCTGGGGCCTGTTATTCAGAACCTTGGAGACGCGCAGCAAGAGTGGGGACTACTGAATTGGATATTTGGCACTAAAGACACGCCAGGGGTATCTTATCCCCTTTCACCCTGGATGGCTTATCCGTTTGCCGGCTACATTATTGGTGTTGCTGCTATGCGTTACAGGGGCGTCATCGAAACCAAAAGAGTGCGAGTCATTTCGGGTTTATTAATGCTTGCAGGACTTCCCGCGATCGCTGGCTTATTCTTAGCACAACGTGGAGCTTCCTTCTTCCGTTGGGGAACGGTGGGTGTGGGGTTTTACGTCGTGAGTTTTGCTGTGATTTTGGTCGGTCTTGCTGCGTCATTGATAATCTGTGGCAACCCCAAGTTGAAAATTTGCCAAGATGCATTATCGCTGCGGGGTATTGCTTCATTGGCAGTCGTTCCCCTACATTACTTCCTGATCTACTTGACAGTCAAAGCAGGTGCAACGGGGATGGATTTGTTCAGGTATAGCCTGATAGCTATACTTGTCTTGGCTGGGAGCTTTTTCTTAGCACGCTCTGTGGAAAACCTTAGCCAGATCATTCGTCAAGTCAAAACACAGAAAGTTGTCTGGGTTGGACTTGTAGCCATGTTTGTATTGGCAGCTAGTCTAACCTTATTTTATAGCCAACAAAGTGCATCTCTAGCTCTTTTTCCCAGAACTTTGGGTCAACTTGCCCTGTGTCTACTGTTTGTCGTTCGCTGGCCCTTCTAG
- a CDS encoding 2OG-Fe(II) oxygenase — translation MNTNLMFRVDADKLKELALKYREDYANAKPFPHIVIDNFFPEEVLENILSEYPKAGDIDWQKFENKSEKKLANKHERYMGDNTRALLYQLNSSTFISFLETLTGIDGIIPDPHFEGGGLHQIERGGYLKVHADFNRHTKMRLDRRLNLLLYLNKDWKEEYGGYLELWDTAMTGCEKKILPIFNRFVLFTTTDFTYHGHPEPLTCPEGWTRKSLALYYYTNGRPASEVTGKEHSTLFQARPGEDLKEKTSGMDIKNLLKKCVPPILLDVRDALTKR, via the coding sequence ATGAATACAAATTTGATGTTTCGTGTTGACGCCGATAAATTAAAAGAATTGGCGCTTAAATATCGGGAAGATTATGCCAATGCTAAGCCATTTCCGCATATCGTTATCGATAACTTTTTCCCGGAAGAGGTCTTAGAGAACATCCTGTCTGAGTATCCCAAAGCCGGTGATATTGATTGGCAAAAATTTGAAAATAAATCAGAAAAGAAGCTGGCGAACAAACATGAGCGGTACATGGGAGACAATACACGCGCTCTCCTATATCAATTAAACTCTTCAACCTTCATTAGTTTTTTAGAAACTCTGACAGGGATTGATGGCATCATCCCCGATCCCCACTTTGAAGGGGGGGGACTGCATCAGATTGAAAGAGGCGGCTACTTAAAAGTTCATGCTGATTTTAATCGGCACACCAAAATGCGACTCGATCGCCGATTAAATCTTCTCCTGTACCTGAACAAAGATTGGAAAGAGGAATATGGCGGTTATCTAGAACTCTGGGACACGGCGATGACTGGATGCGAGAAAAAGATTCTCCCCATCTTTAACCGATTCGTCCTGTTCACAACCACCGACTTCACCTATCATGGACATCCTGAACCATTGACTTGTCCAGAAGGGTGGACGCGGAAGTCATTGGCGCTTTACTACTACACCAATGGACGCCCTGCTTCTGAGGTAACAGGCAAAGAGCATTCAACCCTATTCCAGGCTCGACCCGGAGAGGACTTAAAGGAAAAAACCTCAGGGATGGACATCAAAAATCTTCTAAAGAAGTGTGTTCCTCCTATCTTGCTTGATGTGCGAGATGCCCTAACTAAGCGGTAA
- a CDS encoding O-antigen ligase domain-containing protein has protein sequence MPPVVALALFGFIPLVLYLFNRYPAQRAVIVSFVAGYLFLPQPGFVGTLALVSGLPPYEKMSALSYIVLLGTVLFASNRISSFQPGWIDLPMLIWCLCPTVSQISNGLSPISPTTLQIITWGVPYFLGRIYFNDLAGLRQLAIGIFAGGMVYIPLCLLEMRIAPTLHLRIYGYHARPDFGQTMRYGGYRPTVLLEHGLWVGMWMMAATLIGLVLWRTGVIKKFWNYPMNWLVPVLFVTFILVKSTGAYLYLAMGIGVWFTAKWLRTALPILLLVVIMFGYIHIAATGSLYRNPQVAAFAATANSGGDNERAQSLAFRVYNEAMLSRKAQPRMMLGWGDSGGNRVYDETGKDISVTDSLWIIVYGQNGIIGLYTFMTMLLLPSLVFCLRYTPGTWSNRKVAPAASLALVLIFYTLDSLLNAMTCPVFIVVNGGLAGLILKQPETNKVRSTRASLQKRSLVQQR, from the coding sequence ATGCCCCCTGTTGTCGCCCTTGCTCTATTCGGATTTATTCCACTCGTTCTTTATCTGTTTAACCGATATCCGGCTCAGCGGGCGGTTATCGTAAGCTTCGTTGCCGGGTATCTATTCTTGCCACAACCCGGATTTGTAGGCACATTGGCACTTGTGTCCGGTCTCCCACCCTATGAAAAGATGTCGGCACTGAGCTACATCGTTCTACTGGGAACTGTTCTGTTTGCGTCAAACCGAATCAGTTCGTTTCAACCCGGTTGGATTGACCTGCCGATGCTGATCTGGTGCCTATGCCCAACTGTTTCACAAATATCCAACGGTTTGAGTCCAATCTCGCCAACTACCCTACAAATTATCACTTGGGGAGTGCCTTATTTTCTGGGTCGAATCTATTTCAATGACCTAGCTGGACTGCGCCAATTGGCGATCGGCATCTTCGCTGGTGGAATGGTCTACATTCCGTTGTGCTTGCTGGAAATGCGGATTGCTCCGACACTACACCTGAGGATTTACGGATACCATGCCCGTCCGGACTTTGGTCAAACCATGCGTTACGGGGGATATAGACCGACTGTGTTGTTGGAACACGGACTTTGGGTGGGCATGTGGATGATGGCGGCAACCCTGATTGGGCTTGTGTTGTGGCGAACTGGAGTCATCAAGAAATTCTGGAATTATCCGATGAATTGGCTCGTGCCTGTGTTATTTGTCACATTTATCTTGGTCAAATCCACAGGGGCTTACCTCTATCTGGCGATGGGAATCGGCGTTTGGTTCACAGCCAAGTGGTTACGCACAGCGCTACCCATATTGCTTCTGGTTGTGATTATGTTTGGCTACATCCACATAGCTGCTACGGGCAGTCTTTATAGGAATCCTCAAGTCGCTGCCTTTGCTGCCACGGCAAATTCTGGTGGTGATAACGAGCGCGCTCAATCCTTGGCATTTAGAGTTTATAACGAGGCGATGCTGTCACGGAAAGCACAGCCGAGGATGATGTTGGGATGGGGTGATTCCGGTGGAAACCGCGTGTACGATGAAACGGGCAAGGATATCTCAGTAACCGACAGCTTGTGGATTATTGTCTATGGTCAAAACGGCATAATCGGTCTTTACACTTTTATGACTATGCTGTTACTACCTAGTTTGGTCTTTTGTCTTCGTTATACCCCTGGTACGTGGTCTAACCGTAAAGTTGCACCAGCCGCCAGTCTGGCATTGGTCTTAATTTTTTACACGTTGGACAGTCTTTTGAACGCTATGACTTGCCCAGTCTTCATAGTTGTTAATGGGGGACTGGCAGGACTGATACTCAAACAGCCAGAAACCAATAAAGTAAGAAGCACTCGCGCCTCGCTTCAAAAGCGTTCCTTAGTCCAACAAAGATAA
- a CDS encoding beta-1,6-N-acetylglucosaminyltransferase, producing the protein MKLAYLILAHRYPEQLLRLIESRNTENTVFFIHINKMTDQKTYDQFVKAFSHLPNVRFIKRNVIYMFDFGHTQATIQGIKEIIESQIDFDYLILGTGQDYSIKSKRYIENFFQENQGKIFLDYMDNTVITDGLWPTRSADNINYWHVRLWKLRFLFFGSLNLTSHNRYCNANKTWYKILEFFWSKIMPLFPFKRNFPEGFTPYRGSAYWCFPKDCVEYIYDFVKNNQSFVNYFRYVDGPDEMFFQTILLNSPLKERIVNDNLFLIDFENPNPTRPRVFETGDFERLVNSPQLFARKFDATRDVEILDRIEREFLQEAK; encoded by the coding sequence ATGAAACTCGCTTATCTAATTTTAGCCCATCGTTACCCCGAACAACTCCTCCGTCTAATTGAGTCGCGGAATACCGAAAACACGGTATTTTTTATTCACATCAACAAAATGACGGATCAGAAAACTTACGACCAATTCGTCAAAGCATTCAGTCATCTGCCCAATGTTCGCTTTATCAAGCGAAACGTTATTTACATGTTCGATTTTGGACATACCCAAGCAACTATTCAGGGCATCAAAGAAATCATTGAAAGCCAGATTGATTTTGACTATCTCATCCTTGGTACTGGGCAAGATTACTCGATTAAATCTAAACGCTACATCGAAAATTTTTTCCAAGAGAACCAAGGAAAAATTTTCCTAGATTACATGGACAATACAGTAATCACTGATGGTCTTTGGCCGACCCGGAGTGCGGATAATATCAATTACTGGCATGTTCGCTTATGGAAATTGCGTTTTTTATTTTTTGGTTCACTCAACCTTACTTCTCATAATAGATACTGTAATGCCAACAAAACGTGGTACAAAATCTTAGAGTTCTTCTGGTCAAAAATCATGCCATTGTTTCCCTTTAAGCGCAATTTTCCAGAAGGATTTACGCCCTATAGGGGGTCTGCCTATTGGTGTTTTCCTAAGGACTGTGTAGAATATATTTATGATTTTGTCAAAAACAATCAATCATTTGTTAACTATTTCAGGTATGTCGATGGACCTGATGAAATGTTTTTTCAGACTATCCTGTTAAATTCCCCCTTGAAAGAAAGAATCGTTAATGACAATTTGTTCTTGATAGATTTTGAAAATCCCAACCCAACTCGTCCTCGCGTTTTTGAAACAGGCGATTTTGAGAGATTGGTTAACTCTCCCCAATTATTTGCTCGCAAGTTCGACGCGACCAGGGATGTAGAAATCCTCGACCGGATTGAGCGAGAATTCTTGCAGGAAGCTAAATAA
- a CDS encoding oligosaccharide flippase family protein, producing the protein MSSLKKQAFRATAWTIVGFGTSMVLRFASNLILARLLVPEFFGLMALVNVFIMGLHLFSDVGLGPSIIQNKRGDDPTFINTAWTIQVIRGVALWLGSILIAWPISLVYGQKELLFLIPVVGLGTLINSFNSTALFTLNRQLAVGKLAAFELGGQIMAVIAMIGWAWFDKSVWALVFGGLVSATVQLVWSHRLLPEQPNRFAWDKEAAKSIFSFGKWIFFSTVLTFLASQSDRLILGKLLSPAMLGVYGIAYTLADIPRQVILALSGKVIFPAFSKMADLPRETFRTKILKNRRLLLFALAALLTILVSFGDYVILLLYKKEYHEAAWMLPIIAVGIWHTSLYSTMSPALLALGKPIYNTLGYLLTLITISTALLVGHHFLGMKGAVIAVAVGDLPFYGVTMYGLWREKLGCFKQDLWATALFLCLLAAVLFGRFVVTGTLPISPILQ; encoded by the coding sequence ATGTCATCACTTAAAAAGCAAGCGTTTCGTGCCACGGCCTGGACAATTGTTGGCTTTGGGACAAGTATGGTTCTGCGATTTGCCAGTAACCTAATCCTGGCTCGCCTGCTCGTTCCAGAGTTCTTTGGCCTGATGGCCTTGGTCAACGTCTTCATCATGGGCTTACATCTGTTCTCAGATGTTGGCCTGGGCCCTTCCATCATCCAGAACAAGCGCGGAGATGACCCAACTTTTATCAACACGGCCTGGACTATACAGGTTATTCGCGGTGTCGCGCTGTGGCTGGGTTCCATTTTGATCGCTTGGCCAATTTCCCTAGTCTACGGACAGAAAGAGCTTCTATTCCTCATCCCAGTAGTGGGTCTGGGCACACTCATTAATAGTTTCAACTCCACTGCTCTGTTCACGCTCAACCGCCAACTTGCCGTCGGTAAGTTGGCAGCCTTTGAGTTAGGGGGGCAGATTATGGCCGTAATAGCCATGATTGGCTGGGCCTGGTTTGATAAAAGCGTCTGGGCGCTTGTGTTCGGAGGTCTTGTGTCCGCCACAGTCCAACTGGTGTGGAGTCATCGGTTATTGCCAGAACAACCTAACCGGTTTGCCTGGGATAAAGAGGCGGCAAAAAGCATCTTTTCCTTTGGTAAGTGGATCTTTTTTTCGACGGTTCTCACCTTTTTGGCATCGCAATCCGACCGCCTCATCCTGGGGAAATTACTCTCACCAGCTATGCTCGGAGTTTATGGGATCGCGTATACCCTGGCTGATATCCCGCGCCAAGTCATTTTAGCCCTCAGCGGTAAGGTGATTTTCCCAGCCTTTTCCAAGATGGCTGACCTTCCTCGCGAAACCTTTCGTACCAAGATTCTCAAGAACCGCAGACTTCTCCTGTTCGCTTTAGCCGCTCTATTGACAATCCTTGTAAGTTTTGGGGATTACGTGATTTTGCTCTTGTATAAAAAGGAATACCATGAAGCCGCCTGGATGCTCCCCATAATCGCTGTGGGCATCTGGCATACCTCGCTGTACAGTACCATGAGCCCTGCTCTTTTGGCTCTTGGGAAACCTATCTATAACACCCTAGGGTATCTGCTCACTTTAATAACAATCAGCACTGCCCTATTGGTTGGTCATCATTTCCTGGGTATGAAAGGGGCTGTAATTGCCGTCGCCGTTGGCGATCTTCCGTTCTATGGGGTAACCATGTATGGGCTTTGGCGTGAAAAATTGGGTTGTTTCAAACAGGATCTTTGGGCAACTGCACTGTTTCTGTGCTTACTCGCGGCTGTACTTTTCGGTCGATTTGTTGTAACAGGAACTCTTCCTATCAGCCCAATTCTTCAGTGA
- a CDS encoding serine acetyltransferase yields MIESLESPTAPAISATEPDWSREACSRGWDPSRQLLKSIREYQKWQKRGGILGGFFCRWNVLQHRFWSVIAGSDIPINCQIEGGLLLTHPIGVVIHPDATIGPNCLILQQVTVVAGVKIGGHVDIGAGAKIIRPVTIGNHAKIGANAVVLHDVPEGATAVGIPAKIIN; encoded by the coding sequence ATGATTGAATCGCTTGAATCACCAACAGCTCCTGCGATTTCTGCCACAGAGCCTGATTGGAGCCGCGAAGCCTGTAGCCGCGGGTGGGACCCCAGCCGCCAGCTACTCAAATCAATTCGCGAGTATCAAAAGTGGCAAAAACGCGGTGGAATACTCGGTGGTTTTTTCTGTAGGTGGAACGTTCTCCAACATCGATTCTGGAGCGTTATTGCTGGCTCGGATATTCCCATAAACTGCCAGATTGAAGGAGGACTGCTCCTAACCCATCCCATTGGGGTTGTGATTCACCCCGATGCCACTATTGGTCCCAATTGTTTGATTTTGCAACAAGTAACCGTTGTTGCTGGGGTAAAAATTGGTGGTCATGTCGATATCGGTGCAGGGGCGAAAATTATTCGTCCTGTGACTATCGGTAACCATGCCAAAATTGGGGCGAATGCGGTGGTACTCCATGATGTACCGGAGGGAGCTACAGCGGTTGGGATACCTGCCAAAATTATCAACTGA